One region of Opitutaceae bacterium genomic DNA includes:
- a CDS encoding tetratricopeptide repeat protein produces the protein MAHNKTHVQLQAALSHHRAGRLREAADLYARLRRIDPRHFDACHLGGTAALQLGNPLESIPLFKQALNIDPRSAVCGMRLGLAWLASGHASEAVKQLRLITERHPQFFEAWDNLGMALKSAGLINDAFAAHHHSVEIQPRYASGWYNLGHTHSLLGRSSEALACHDRALAIDPGHALAHFGRGQALQQLHRIEEAIAAYDRQLLLNPDHHESRSSRLFALNYLPLRPRETVFAEHAEFGERIEAAVRRATALTDTVSHDARPGSERRLRIAFVSPDLRTHAVACFLEPLLAHLDRTRFETALYHDHYVVDGMSNRLRAHAAIWRHIVGMPDDAVERLIRDDSPDIVIDLAGHTGLNRLPLFARRLAPMQVTFLGYPNTTGLSTIDCRFTDTLADPSPESDAYHTERLVRFSPCAWAFQPPADSPEAPRLPCSDGRGVAFGSFNNFSKISDCTLALWKRILDAAPGSRLVLKSSTATDSAFPRRLARCGLDASRIEMLSPASSIRDHLEMYARMDIALDTFPYHGTTTTCEALWMQRPVVTLAGDRHASRVGVSLLSAIDRRDWIARSESEYVEIAARLAADRPVLETTSAQLRDCLRKSILFDHAGQAARFGAALQACWNEQNRAAEPSAPEHARQTATT, from the coding sequence ATGGCTCACAACAAAACACACGTTCAGCTCCAAGCTGCCTTGTCACACCATCGTGCGGGGCGCCTGCGGGAGGCAGCGGACCTCTACGCCCGGCTGCGGCGGATCGATCCGAGGCATTTCGACGCCTGCCACCTCGGGGGAACGGCTGCGCTCCAGCTGGGGAATCCGCTCGAATCCATCCCGCTCTTCAAGCAGGCGCTCAACATCGATCCCCGTTCCGCCGTCTGCGGCATGCGCCTCGGCCTAGCCTGGCTCGCATCCGGACACGCGAGCGAGGCGGTGAAACAACTTCGCCTGATCACTGAGAGGCACCCGCAGTTTTTCGAGGCGTGGGACAACCTTGGCATGGCCTTGAAATCGGCCGGTCTGATCAACGACGCCTTCGCCGCGCATCACCACTCGGTTGAAATTCAACCGCGGTATGCGTCCGGTTGGTACAATCTGGGGCACACACACTCGCTGCTCGGCCGCAGCAGCGAGGCGCTTGCGTGCCACGATCGCGCGCTCGCCATCGATCCCGGACATGCCCTCGCTCACTTCGGACGCGGCCAGGCCCTCCAGCAGCTTCACCGCATTGAGGAAGCCATTGCGGCCTACGACCGCCAGCTCCTGCTCAATCCGGATCACCACGAATCTCGCAGCTCCCGCCTCTTCGCGCTCAATTATCTCCCGCTCCGTCCGAGAGAAACCGTTTTCGCCGAACACGCCGAATTTGGCGAACGGATTGAGGCTGCGGTCAGGCGCGCCACAGCCCTGACCGACACAGTGTCTCATGACGCCCGGCCTGGCTCCGAACGCCGACTGCGAATCGCCTTCGTCTCCCCCGACCTGCGCACCCACGCAGTCGCCTGCTTCCTCGAGCCGCTGCTCGCGCATCTCGACCGCACACGGTTCGAAACCGCCCTCTATCACGATCACTACGTCGTGGATGGCATGAGCAATCGCCTGCGCGCGCACGCCGCGATCTGGCGGCACATCGTCGGCATGCCTGACGACGCCGTTGAGCGTCTCATACGCGACGACTCACCGGACATCGTGATCGATCTCGCCGGACACACCGGACTCAACCGCCTGCCGCTCTTCGCCCGCCGGCTCGCCCCCATGCAGGTCACCTTTCTCGGCTATCCCAACACCACGGGACTTTCGACGATCGACTGCAGGTTCACGGACACGCTTGCGGATCCCAGTCCGGAATCGGACGCCTATCACACGGAGCGGCTCGTGCGATTCAGTCCCTGCGCCTGGGCCTTCCAGCCGCCGGCGGATTCACCTGAAGCGCCACGTCTGCCCTGTTCCGACGGACGGGGAGTCGCATTCGGCTCCTTCAACAATTTCTCCAAGATCTCCGACTGCACCCTGGCACTCTGGAAAAGGATCCTCGACGCCGCGCCCGGCTCGCGACTTGTGCTGAAAAGCTCGACGGCGACGGACTCCGCATTCCCGAGGCGACTCGCCCGCTGCGGACTCGATGCCAGCCGGATCGAAATGCTCAGCCCCGCCAGTTCCATCAGGGACCATCTCGAGATGTACGCCCGCATGGACATCGCGCTCGACACCTTCCCCTATCATGGCACCACGACGACGTGCGAGGCGCTGTGGATGCAGCGGCCCGTGGTGACCCTCGCCGGTGACCGCCATGCAAGCCGGGTCGGCGTCTCATTGCTGAGCGCCATTGACCGTCGTGACTGGATCGCCCGCTCAGAATCCGAGTACGTGGAGATCGCCGCGCGGCTTGCGGCTGACCGCCCTGTATTGGAAACGACGAGTGCGCAGCTGCGGGACTGCCTTCGCAAGAGCATCCTCTTTGATCATGCCGGACAGGCCGCTCGATTCGGCGCCGCGCTGCAGGCGTGCTGGAACGAACAAAACAGAGCGGCAGAACCCTCCGCACCTGAACATGCGCGGCAGACCGCCACCACATGA
- a CDS encoding HDOD domain-containing protein: MSTTVSQGPTLMSTQTYSDSEIMKRVDACPKLASLQSINRALAGLVNSEQSFNSQIAEIIRRDPSLTARLLRMVNSVYFGLTAKVNNIEEAVFYLGLRQIRELSMATPVIEELEKISRSPLRLPWRELWKHSIGAAIMTREILATTTLLIDDDTDYIIGLLHNVGKVVLATAFPTEFGQIVEQTYASPEDVCAAERSLIGWDHARIGGYYLQRHQLSAEITDAVLYHNAPESAPDHGFYAAAVQVADHLVRYAGIPGGFEKVASIPDEAWLKLSGWTILYGDGEKETRIARAALSNSVQRLPTVLSGLV; this comes from the coding sequence ATGTCCACCACCGTCTCGCAAGGTCCAACCCTGATGTCCACGCAGACCTACAGTGACTCTGAAATCATGAAGCGGGTCGATGCGTGTCCCAAGCTGGCGTCGCTGCAAAGCATCAACCGGGCGCTCGCGGGGCTGGTGAATTCGGAACAGAGTTTCAATTCCCAGATTGCCGAGATCATACGCCGGGATCCGTCGCTGACGGCGCGTCTCCTGAGGATGGTCAACAGCGTCTACTTTGGACTGACGGCGAAGGTGAACAACATAGAGGAGGCGGTGTTCTATCTCGGGCTGCGGCAGATTCGTGAGTTGTCGATGGCCACTCCCGTGATCGAGGAGCTTGAAAAAATCTCGCGCTCCCCGCTTCGGCTGCCCTGGCGCGAACTGTGGAAGCACTCGATTGGAGCGGCGATAATGACGCGCGAGATTCTTGCCACAACCACGCTGCTCATCGACGACGACACCGACTACATCATCGGACTGCTTCACAATGTCGGCAAGGTGGTCCTGGCCACGGCCTTTCCCACCGAGTTCGGACAAATCGTCGAGCAGACCTATGCGTCTCCAGAGGATGTCTGTGCGGCCGAGCGCTCGTTGATCGGATGGGATCATGCGCGCATTGGCGGCTACTATCTCCAGCGTCACCAGCTTTCGGCGGAGATCACGGATGCGGTCCTTTACCACAATGCTCCGGAATCCGCGCCCGATCATGGATTCTACGCGGCCGCCGTGCAGGTGGCCGATCATCTGGTTCGTTATGCGGGCATTCCTGGAGGATTCGAAAAGGTCGCTTCGATTCCCGATGAAGCCTGGCTCAAGCTGTCAGGCTGGACCATCCTCTACGGCGACGGGGAGAAGGAGACCAGAATTGCACGGGCTGCGCTTTCAAACAGCGTGCAGCGCCTGCCGACCGTTCTGAGCGGTCTCGTCTGA